One Amorphoplanes digitatis genomic window carries:
- a CDS encoding transaminase, which yields MPTDSGADDVIDRDRLRALTDRERATFAERNPRSAAEYARAGNLFGRTPMTWMNKNAAGYPVYLDTARGARLTDVDGHEYIDFCLGDTAAMAGHSPAPVVAAVTRRLGELGGASTMLPTADAAAVGAELSRRFGVPQWSFALTATDANRWAIRLLRAVTGRPRILVNSYCYHGSVDESLIVAGADGHPRSREGNVGAPCDVTLTSRVAEFNDLEGLARELAHGDVAAVLMEPALTNIGIVLPEPGYLAGVRALTLAHGTYLINDETHTFSAGPGGATAAWDLAPDVVTIGKAIGGGIPIGAYGLSDDLAAALLGRADLDLIDMGGVGGTLAGNPVSMAAARATLEEVLTDAAFATMIEVATAFADGVRKIIDAHGLPWSVSRLGARVEYRFASPAPRTGTESAARADAALEDFLHAYLLNRGVLLTPFHNMALMCPDTTLDDVARHHEVFAAALGELRVAA from the coding sequence ATGCCGACGGATTCCGGAGCCGACGACGTCATCGACCGCGACCGCCTCCGCGCCCTGACGGACCGCGAGCGGGCCACCTTCGCCGAGCGCAATCCCCGGTCGGCCGCCGAGTACGCGCGGGCCGGAAACCTCTTCGGCCGCACGCCGATGACCTGGATGAACAAGAACGCCGCCGGCTACCCGGTCTACCTCGACACCGCGCGCGGCGCCCGGCTGACCGACGTCGACGGGCACGAGTACATCGACTTCTGCCTCGGCGACACCGCGGCGATGGCCGGGCACTCCCCCGCGCCCGTAGTCGCGGCGGTCACCCGGCGCCTCGGCGAGCTGGGCGGGGCCAGCACCATGCTGCCGACCGCGGACGCGGCCGCGGTCGGCGCAGAGCTGAGCCGGCGGTTCGGCGTGCCGCAGTGGAGCTTCGCGCTCACCGCGACCGACGCCAACCGCTGGGCGATCCGGCTGCTGCGCGCCGTCACCGGCCGGCCCCGCATCCTGGTCAACAGCTACTGCTACCACGGCTCCGTCGACGAGTCGCTGATCGTGGCCGGCGCCGACGGGCACCCGCGCAGCCGCGAGGGCAACGTCGGCGCGCCCTGCGACGTGACCCTGACCAGCAGGGTCGCCGAGTTCAACGACCTCGAGGGGCTGGCCCGCGAGCTGGCGCACGGCGACGTCGCGGCCGTGCTGATGGAGCCCGCGCTGACAAACATCGGCATCGTGCTGCCCGAGCCCGGTTACCTCGCCGGGGTGCGGGCGCTGACCCTCGCGCACGGCACGTACCTGATCAACGACGAGACGCACACGTTCTCGGCCGGGCCCGGCGGCGCGACCGCCGCCTGGGACCTGGCGCCGGACGTCGTCACGATCGGCAAGGCCATCGGCGGCGGCATACCCATCGGCGCGTACGGGCTGTCGGACGACCTGGCCGCGGCGCTGCTCGGCCGGGCCGACCTCGACCTGATCGACATGGGCGGGGTCGGCGGCACCCTCGCCGGCAACCCGGTGTCGATGGCGGCCGCCCGGGCCACCCTGGAGGAGGTGCTCACCGACGCCGCGTTCGCCACGATGATCGAGGTGGCCACCGCGTTCGCCGACGGCGTCCGGAAGATCATCGACGCGCACGGGCTGCCCTGGTCGGTCAGCCGGCTCGGCGCCCGGGTCGAGTACCGCTTCGCCTCACCCGCGCCGCGGACCGGCACCGAGTCCGCCGCCCGCGCTGACGCGGCGCTCGAGGACTTCCTGCACGCCTACCTGCTCAACCGGGGCGTGCTGCTGACCCCGTTCCACAACATGGCGCTGATGTGCCCGGACACCACCCTCGACGACGTCGCCCGCCACCACGAGGTGTTCGCGGCGGCGCTCGGCGAGCTGCGGGTGGCGGCTTAA
- a CDS encoding urease accessory protein UreH domain-containing protein: MRRPLVILVLAILGFVAWPAAAASAHPLGNFSVNRYAGLTLYPDRVDAVVVADLAELPTLQDAPASCDEAAAALAVTAGGTGLRWTVADSSLVYADGAGGLRTSRLECRLSAPAALGRSTEVTVVNSFRDDRIGWRELAAAGSGITLTGSSLPTASVSDELRAYPKDLLASPSDVRSATFTAAPGAGSAPAPAAARSASGVRPAGLTGPLAGAEQWLEDAVGGRELTPLVGLLAVLLALVLGAGHAALPGHGKTVMAAYLAGSRGRTRDAVAVGATVTLTHTGGVLLLGLLLTTVAGIAGEAVLGWLGFASGALVTAIGAGALASAVRRRFRKPAPHGDHAHGHDHSHGHEHGHSHGHGHGHSHGHGHSHSHDHGPGKWGIAGLGIAGGLVPSPSALIVLLGAAALGRTVFGVLLVIAYGLGMAATLTAAGLLLIRLRDRLEGRLRLFDRWRSVAPSATAALILLVGLGLAGRALATVA, translated from the coding sequence GTGAGACGTCCGCTGGTGATCCTCGTGCTCGCGATTCTCGGGTTCGTCGCGTGGCCGGCCGCCGCGGCGAGCGCACACCCGCTGGGCAACTTCTCGGTCAACCGCTACGCGGGGCTGACCCTGTACCCCGACCGGGTCGACGCCGTGGTCGTCGCCGACCTCGCGGAGCTGCCGACCCTTCAGGACGCGCCGGCCTCCTGCGACGAGGCCGCGGCCGCGCTGGCCGTGACGGCCGGCGGCACCGGCCTGCGGTGGACCGTCGCGGACTCCTCGCTGGTGTACGCCGACGGCGCGGGCGGGCTGCGGACCAGCCGGCTGGAGTGCCGGCTCTCCGCGCCGGCCGCGCTCGGGCGCTCCACCGAGGTGACGGTGGTCAACTCCTTCCGCGACGACCGGATCGGCTGGCGCGAGCTCGCCGCCGCCGGGTCCGGCATCACGCTCACCGGCTCGTCGCTGCCGACGGCGAGCGTGAGCGACGAGCTGCGGGCGTACCCGAAGGACCTGCTCGCGTCGCCGTCGGACGTGCGCTCGGCCACGTTCACGGCCGCACCCGGCGCGGGCTCGGCGCCGGCGCCCGCAGCGGCGCGGTCGGCGTCCGGCGTCCGCCCGGCCGGGCTGACCGGGCCGCTCGCCGGTGCCGAGCAGTGGCTGGAGGACGCGGTCGGCGGCCGAGAGCTCACCCCGCTGGTCGGCCTGCTGGCGGTGCTGCTGGCGCTCGTGCTGGGCGCCGGCCACGCGGCGCTGCCCGGGCACGGCAAGACGGTGATGGCCGCCTACCTGGCGGGCAGCCGGGGCCGCACGCGCGACGCGGTGGCGGTCGGCGCGACCGTGACGCTGACGCACACGGGCGGGGTGCTGCTGCTCGGGCTGCTGCTCACCACGGTCGCGGGCATAGCCGGTGAGGCGGTGCTGGGCTGGCTCGGCTTCGCCAGCGGCGCGCTGGTCACCGCGATCGGCGCGGGCGCCCTGGCCTCGGCGGTCCGCCGCCGGTTCCGCAAGCCGGCACCGCACGGCGACCACGCGCACGGCCACGACCACAGCCACGGCCACGAGCACGGCCACTCACACGGACATGGGCACGGTCATTCGCATGGGCACGGACACTCGCACTCGCATGATCACGGGCCGGGTAAGTGGGGCATCGCCGGGCTGGGCATCGCCGGCGGGCTGGTGCCGAGCCCGTCCGCGCTGATCGTGCTGCTCGGCGCGGCGGCGCTCGGGCGTACCGTGTTCGGCGTCCTGCTGGTCATCGCCTACGGCCTGGGGATGGCCGCGACCCTGACCGCGGCGGGCCTGCTCCTGATCCGGCTGCGCGACCGCCTCGAGGGCCGCCTGCGGCTCTTCGACCGGTGGCGCTCCGTGGCGCCCTCGGCGACCGCGGCCCTGATCCTCCTGGTCGGGCTCGGCCTGGCCGGACGCGCCCTGGCCACTGTTGCCTGA
- a CDS encoding TetR/AcrR family transcriptional regulator, which translates to MDTPYGSAPLPVWERPEPAPRAAPVPLSRAKIAASAIRIADADGLDGLSVRKIAKELGVGPMRLYDYVTNRSELLDLMVDAVYARIAEGGEHAEWRATVLAVMHRTRAAALDHEWFADLLGARPHLGPHALAVGESTAAALAQAPGVHGIDDLQRALGALNAFLVGALRREITERRTARSTGTDVPAWQATLGPYLTRMLETGRYPTIARLVIDGAHLDAAETFHHNLTTMLDGITGNRPA; encoded by the coding sequence ATGGATACACCGTACGGTAGCGCGCCACTGCCCGTCTGGGAACGGCCCGAGCCGGCGCCCCGGGCGGCGCCGGTGCCGCTGAGCCGCGCGAAGATCGCCGCGTCGGCGATCCGGATCGCCGACGCGGACGGCCTCGACGGGCTGTCGGTCCGCAAGATCGCCAAGGAGCTCGGCGTCGGCCCGATGCGGCTCTACGACTACGTGACCAACAGATCCGAACTGCTCGATCTGATGGTCGACGCCGTGTACGCCCGGATCGCCGAGGGCGGCGAGCACGCCGAGTGGCGCGCCACGGTGCTGGCCGTCATGCACCGGACCCGCGCCGCCGCCCTGGACCATGAGTGGTTCGCCGACCTGCTCGGCGCGAGGCCGCACCTGGGACCCCACGCGCTCGCCGTCGGCGAGTCGACCGCCGCGGCGCTCGCTCAGGCGCCGGGCGTGCACGGCATCGACGATCTCCAGCGTGCCCTGGGCGCCCTCAACGCGTTCCTCGTCGGAGCGCTCCGCCGGGAGATCACCGAGCGGCGCACCGCCCGCTCGACCGGCACCGACGTGCCGGCCTGGCAGGCCACCCTCGGTCCCTACCTGACCCGCATGCTCGAAACGGGCCGATACCCCACCATCGCCCGCCTCGTTATCGACGGCGCCCACCTCGACGCCGCGGAGACGTTCCACCACAACCTGACCACGATGCTGGACGGCATCACCGGCAATCGCCCCGCGTGA
- a CDS encoding 5'-3' exonuclease, producing MPPPAPLLLVLDGNSLVHRAYHAAAMDGLLDRAGRPVWALRGLIGYIARAAAHLRPAAVVVGFDCPEDSARRTDFPAYKAQRPVKSADLAEQIAGAPELLSAAGICTVVPPSYEADDVLASSAELARGQGWRSVLMTSDRDAFALIDDTTSVLRVRNGGFDEAVLVDQAGLVALYGIQSWQYRDYAALRGDPSDNLPGVRRFGSARAARLLAAFGTVEAAWAAIDNGDASSVREAVGAQAAEQLAAPATREIVERNRRLMRMRADLPMPDLSAARLPLRRSVIRWALRGRGIHLGPSLWALTGEPVPAGAEDLTPELRPWVFRRGLSGPREPTPGQLSLF from the coding sequence GTGCCACCCCCCGCACCCCTGCTTCTCGTCCTGGACGGCAACAGCCTGGTCCACCGCGCCTACCACGCCGCGGCCATGGACGGGCTGCTCGATCGCGCCGGCCGGCCGGTGTGGGCGCTGCGGGGCCTGATCGGCTACATCGCCCGGGCCGCCGCGCACCTGCGGCCGGCCGCCGTCGTGGTCGGCTTCGACTGCCCCGAGGACTCCGCGCGGCGCACCGACTTCCCGGCGTACAAGGCGCAGCGGCCGGTCAAGTCGGCGGACCTCGCCGAGCAGATCGCCGGCGCGCCGGAGCTGCTGAGCGCCGCCGGCATCTGCACGGTCGTGCCGCCGTCGTACGAGGCGGACGACGTGCTCGCCAGCTCGGCCGAGCTGGCCCGCGGCCAGGGGTGGCGCTCGGTCCTGATGACCAGCGACCGCGACGCGTTCGCCCTGATCGACGACACCACGTCGGTGCTGCGGGTGCGCAACGGCGGCTTCGACGAGGCGGTCCTTGTCGACCAGGCGGGCCTGGTGGCGCTCTACGGGATCCAGTCCTGGCAGTACCGGGACTACGCGGCCCTGCGCGGCGACCCGTCGGACAACCTGCCCGGCGTCCGGCGGTTCGGCTCCGCCCGGGCGGCCCGGCTGCTGGCGGCCTTCGGCACGGTGGAGGCGGCGTGGGCGGCGATCGACAACGGCGACGCGTCGTCGGTGCGCGAGGCGGTCGGCGCACAGGCCGCCGAGCAGCTCGCCGCGCCGGCGACCCGGGAGATCGTCGAGCGCAACCGGCGGCTCATGCGGATGCGGGCCGACCTGCCGATGCCCGACCTGAGCGCGGCCCGGCTGCCGCTGCGCCGCTCGGTGATCCGGTGGGCGCTCCGCGGCCGGGGCATACACCTCGGCCCGTCGCTGTGGGCACTGACCGGCGAGCCGGTGCCGGCCGGCGCCGAGGACCTGACCCCCGAGCTGCGGCCGTGGGTCTTCCGGCGCGGGCTGAGCGGCCCGCGCGAGCCCACGCCGGGTCAGCTCTCGCTGTTCTGA
- a CDS encoding endo-1,4-beta-xylanase: protein MHLPLPAACALLTAAALFTGVAPAHAADPAPITVVTSDFEDGTAQGWAARGGETVAASDAAAHGGTGSLAVTGRTAGWQGPSLDVLDVFEKGTQYTVTAWVRLADGAAADSARLSVERHTAGVASYDQVAGNTAVSAGAWVALSGRYTLATDVDFLRVYVETADTTGSFFVDDVTVSYVPALPIQTDIPRIRDVVTEFPVGAAITAAETLGVHGELLARHFTSVTPGNALKWDATEPAENSFSYAQADPLIAYAKANDLAVRGHTLVWHNQTPAWVFTDAAGAPMTATAENRALLLARLENHIRNVAAHYGDDIATWDVVNEVIDESQPDGMRRSTWYAVTRLDYIRTAFTVAREVAPHAKLIINDYNTNVPAKRDALFNLVAKLRAEGIPIDGVGHQVHINIGWPTVAETEAMLQKFVPLGVTQQITEMDVSIYRDNSESFPAPPADRLLAQAYVYRDMLALFRRHAGEITSVTLWGLADDNTWLDTFPVTRKDAPLLFDTMLQAKPAYWGVVDPSRITPPAASGCAVSYRVTGTWPGGFQGEVRITNTGAAALAGWSLSWSFPSGQRITQAWNGTPRQSGADVTVTNAAWNGAVAPGGTTSFGFLGSWTGANTAPSAFTLGGAACSVT, encoded by the coding sequence ATGCACCTGCCCCTTCCGGCCGCCTGCGCCCTGTTGACCGCGGCGGCGCTCTTCACCGGCGTCGCGCCCGCCCACGCCGCGGACCCGGCGCCCATCACCGTGGTCACCAGCGACTTCGAGGACGGCACCGCGCAGGGCTGGGCGGCGCGGGGCGGCGAGACGGTCGCCGCGAGCGACGCCGCCGCGCACGGCGGCACGGGCAGCCTGGCCGTCACCGGCCGCACGGCCGGCTGGCAGGGGCCCTCGCTCGACGTGCTGGACGTGTTCGAGAAGGGCACCCAGTACACGGTCACCGCGTGGGTGCGCCTCGCCGACGGCGCCGCCGCGGACAGCGCCCGGCTGAGCGTGGAGCGCCACACGGCGGGCGTCGCGAGCTACGACCAGGTAGCGGGGAACACCGCCGTCAGCGCCGGCGCCTGGGTCGCCCTCAGCGGCCGGTACACGCTCGCCACCGACGTCGACTTCCTGCGCGTCTACGTCGAGACCGCGGACACCACCGGGTCGTTCTTCGTCGACGACGTCACCGTCTCCTACGTACCCGCGCTCCCGATACAGACCGACATCCCGCGCATCCGCGACGTGGTCACCGAGTTCCCGGTCGGCGCCGCCATCACCGCCGCGGAGACCCTCGGCGTCCACGGCGAACTGCTGGCCCGGCACTTCACGTCGGTCACCCCCGGCAACGCGCTCAAGTGGGACGCCACCGAGCCGGCCGAGAACTCGTTCAGCTACGCGCAGGCCGATCCGCTCATCGCGTACGCGAAGGCAAACGATCTGGCCGTGCGCGGCCACACCCTGGTCTGGCACAACCAGACGCCGGCCTGGGTCTTCACCGACGCGGCGGGTGCGCCGATGACCGCGACCGCCGAGAACCGGGCCCTGCTGCTGGCCCGCCTGGAGAACCACATCCGCAACGTCGCCGCGCACTACGGCGACGACATCGCGACGTGGGACGTGGTCAACGAGGTGATCGACGAGAGCCAGCCGGACGGGATGCGGCGCAGCACCTGGTACGCGGTCACCAGGCTGGACTACATCCGGACCGCGTTCACCGTGGCCCGCGAGGTGGCGCCGCACGCCAAGCTGATCATCAACGACTACAACACCAACGTGCCGGCCAAGCGGGACGCCCTGTTCAACCTGGTCGCCAAGCTCCGGGCCGAGGGCATCCCGATCGACGGGGTCGGGCACCAGGTGCACATCAACATCGGCTGGCCCACCGTCGCCGAGACCGAGGCGATGCTCCAGAAGTTCGTCCCGCTCGGCGTCACCCAGCAGATCACCGAGATGGACGTCAGCATCTACCGCGACAACTCGGAGTCCTTCCCGGCACCGCCGGCCGACCGGCTGCTCGCCCAGGCGTACGTCTACCGCGACATGCTCGCGCTGTTCCGCCGCCACGCCGGGGAGATCACCTCGGTGACCCTGTGGGGGCTCGCCGACGACAACACCTGGCTCGACACGTTCCCGGTCACCCGCAAGGACGCCCCGCTGCTGTTCGACACGATGTTGCAGGCCAAGCCGGCGTACTGGGGCGTGGTGGACCCGTCGCGGATCACCCCGCCGGCCGCCTCGGGCTGCGCGGTCTCCTACCGGGTGACCGGCACCTGGCCGGGCGGCTTCCAGGGCGAGGTGCGGATCACCAACACCGGCGCCGCCGCGCTGGCCGGCTGGTCGCTGTCCTGGTCGTTCCCCTCAGGACAGCGGATCACCCAGGCCTGGAACGGCACGCCGCGGCAGAGCGGCGCCGACGTCACGGTCACCAACGCCGCGTGGAACGGCGCGGTCGCGCCCGGCGGCACCACCTCGTTCGGCTTCCTCGGCTCCTGGACCGGCGCCAACACCGCGCCATCCGCCTTCACCCTCGGCGGCGCGGCCTGCTCCGTCACCTGA